The DNA segment CGTCGTCGCCTGGGGTCCACTAAATTATCACGTTTTCGCGTCTGTTAATTTCACTCGGACTCATATTCCCTTCTCTCCTCCTTCCTTTCCGATATTCGCGCTCtcgaaatttttaatgcactCTCGACGAACAACAAAATCAAAGACtccttgataataaattttcacacacatataagaatatatgtatatatgttttaacatgaaaattgtttactaggtagattaaaaaaattttttttctttgaaatttagGTTCTAGTTTAGGTGAACAAAAAATCGTGCGCAATCTTCCTAAGCTCATTTCAAAGGCATTGTAAAAAGCATCATTCAAGAGAGATCAGAGAAGAAGGCACACTGCAAATCTACatgtgcaaaaaaaaagatgtaaaaagtATGTCTCATTCATGTGCGTGATTCAGTTTTTTGTGtagaaataaatgcaaaacGTATTAAACTGTACGTTTAAATTCATCTTTTTATGAAGTACaatgtgttatttttatacggaaaaaattacattacacaCATAAatgtgtaacattttttacacacTTGGATTTTACAGAGGGCTTGCCATTTAAGATGAACGCGGGAAAATTGTATGACTTTCTTTTTCACAAAATGATTATAACAGTTGAAAGAGAGATTATCTGGGAAAAATTATCCGCTCTTTGATTTTTAACgagtgtataataatttacaagccTCATAAATAGTTTAATGGAGCTTATTCTGGAGATTAGAACGAgctaaaaatagaaagatgtcaaaattactttcaagttataatttgtttgtaactctttcgataaaaataaattaaatgtactctttttttttaaacacattacAATTTTCCCTTTgtagagaattaaataattctctaCAAAGGGcgtaattaatcatttatttaaatttttgataaaagaaacggttacataaattatatgtatgttgTATACAACGTATATTTACGATATTGGATCGACGAAATGAAAACGGTAGCAATCCTTCATGTAGTTTGAAACGCGGAAAATGGAATATTCGACGTTACGTTTTGATCTGAGAATCGTATCTCAAGTAAGCAGCTcgaataatataaatggtACTCGGTCTATCTGTTGCGTACACATTTGATGTGCGACACCAATTTTGTCTTTtgtgataatatattaaatattttgtggaatttaataaaatattatattacagaaatattagcCAGCATGTGATGCTTGGcgtttttatgaataaaagagagagagatagagagagagaacaaggagaaaggaaagagaaaagaaaggaagagatATCATTAGGGCAGAAGCACAGACTGCATAACGTATAATGCATAACATAAGAAAATGAATCAATTTGAATCCCGTATTTCCCTCTCcaggatagaaataaagatCTCCGATTAATTGATTCTCTTATGCAAAAACCTGTGCTTCCGTCCCTATATAGGTACAGGATTAAATAGTGTACCTATCTGAACCTAAAATTCATTAAGATCATTAGCAATGTGGTTTGTGCCACTTTGCGAGTCATTCACTCTCGAAATGCTATTACGGATATGTCGCGATACGCAAACGCGATACGATTAATACTACTAATTTATTCTCAGCTCTCGGAATCTCATGTAACTCGTATAACTAACGACTCGTTAAAGCGTAGAGTTTGCTTGATCGAAATTTATCGTCCTGACGAGAAGTCACATTCTCGGATATTTCATTCCGCGGTGAttatctttcctttttttttatttgttggtAAACACGTTCGGGAAATTTTAACTGATATGAAGTAGTAATTTACCTAAAAGGCTGGTGCACACTGTTGTGCTCGAAgttgttgttattattatattatacgtgCGAGGAAATACATGGAAATGGCTAGCAGCAACAGGTTATCGCTGTACCTGTGAGAATTGGCCTCGCTCTGATTTTCACGAATTCTCTCTGCGGGAAATTTATCGTGTTAACTCGCAGCTTTACACAATTTTGTCGCGTTACTTTTCCGTCGTAACAAGCGTAGGTTGTGTGAGATTAAAGTTAGAAATGCGATCAGCAATTAACGTTATCACGAATGCAGTACTGTGCAACTATAATCCGAAAAGGATGGGGAGGATCGGACCGAACAACGTGAGGCGAATAATGTAATGTGTAATGGAGATGGCGTTGTTTATTGGTATTTGCGCggagttaattatttttcggaaataataaattgtataattgaataataaattattgtataataaattgttttctccgtttggaaaaaaagaaaattcaatGCATGCGGTTATTAGTTTTTGATATTGTTTTGGCCACTGTTGTAAAATGAACATGTTTGTGTTTTACAGAAATAACGTAGCTGTGCTGCAGTAATCCCATCGCGACGTTGTGCATCGTCGGTGAGtgaaaaacagttttttttatatttttatttgcggtATCTAATGGAACGTTGGAAATTGTGATATTTATGCGAACGATTTGAACCGATAATTTTCTCACGATTATTGCCATatttgaaaagattaaaaacaaaataggaGAATATTTTAGAAGTACATTAGCTgcatatgttatattaaagtcCTACTACTTGAAATAATCTTCAATCATGTTggaaataaatctaaaatcagattaacaatataataaatgtcgaCAGGAGAATTTTCAAAGGCACATAAAACGTGAGAACTTTGATAGCAATATTGACAGCAATATTGATTACGCGGAAGGTACTGCTGTCGTTTCGGATCTTGCGTTATCTCTCATTGAGTGTGTATCAATCATGGGTTACTGAAAGTATCTTTCATTTTATAAGTCTGCTTGGTTGTAATTCGATACATTTGTCACGTTACCGTTTTATTATGTAGCGCTATTGTTTCCTACGTGCAACAGTGTATCAATTGGTTGCAAATTAATACATTGTAAATAATGCAactaatacttaatatttcatttctaCAGAAATGCGAGTATTGACTTtgttacacaaaaatttgctAATCAGAAAACAAACcagtttcataaaaaaatatgaaattacatttatatacgtattataTTTAGAGGATTTCTAATGCactcttttttgtaaatttaatttcgcgagagtattaaaatcataaaattttgaatgtcaATTTCCAAATGTTGACGTTTAAATATTGACATTATTTTgatgttatttacataaaaatatgtatcggATATCATTTATACCGGTGCGTGTACACATATGTAAAATAGACAGATATGTTGATATATCGcatcatgtaaaaaaatgaagagtGACGGGTGGAgacgttataaaaataatcgtgtTTCCCGGGTACAacgtacaaaaaatatgtacaatttttttcaacactttcaaaaatattatttctacacTTGGTAAGAAGTATACCGAATATGTTTGATTATCttgaaataatgaattattaattataactgattatatatattggtataatttatttttaagaaattaaatagcCGTGAATTTAGCTCGATTAATCAGCTATCAGCAttcagaaaagaaaattgagaaaaaaattaaaataattgtattcgGTTATTGACATAAACAGTCACCATGTTATAACACGTGCGATATTACTTTTGGACATCATTGATAATTAGTTGAGCAGAAATTGATCTAACATAAAAATCGTTATCAATAGTGCAGGTTGATATACGTGTTGCGTAATTACAGATTTACGGGTGTATTAGACtcatctattttaattaatctccAGGATACGCTATTAAAATATGGCACGGTGTGATTGCATGATACTTTGTACATACACGGTATCACGAAATTACAGTAACGTCGTTTTAATCAGTTTTGTACACGTATTTCCGGAGAAACGCATACAGACTTAATGAACTTGTATAGTACAGATAAAGAGTTAATATTACCTTCATAGAGAATCTagatgaaattatataaacttaatgcatgaaaaaatggttttgaagtattaaaaaatttagttagatACACAGATCTAAAAGTGATTttccaatattattatacagatTGAGAAATAATGTCGCAAAAGTTTTTGACATTCCAGGCAACCAATTTGAGCAccgtataataatttaacttgatggtttaacgaaattatttttaaatctgtatttaactaattttttaaatattttattaaaaccgtCATTTCCAtgcaagtaaaattaaatcgctAATCTTCGAAATTAGGAAAAGCTTTACAATTGACAGAAAGCGCATTACACAATTTTCTACTATTCTTTAACAaactaataaaagaatttatcaaaaagtatTTGCGCTTTTTTCgttgatttttttctcagtcAAAGATAGAAAtactaatatttatgtttaacaaATCTTTcgattataacaaaaaaatttctgtttcaAGTTTAGATGTATATtcgattatatatgatttgcgcgaatttatttaatgtccGATAGGAATCTTTTTGTcacagttatttttttgtggaaGCGGGAAAAAgtgaaatgcaatttttagcAACCGTTGGCTATGTGAGTTAATTTAGCGTGAAGAACAGACTAGTTTTTTCGCGTGGTGAATAAGCAACAGCCGAAACAACGGTAGACGAGCATTGCGTACCTCGGACACGTCATGCATTTTAATAGAAGTCACTTCGTACATTTGGTAATTTTGCATGCAACCCGTAAATAAATTGTCACATGTATCCGTATATACGCGGGATATCCCAGAATACATTCTGCCGGATcgaagatctttttttttaacatgacGGCGTTCGAGAGACGTAATGTCAGGCATTGTGTGCGTTAAGAAAACGTCGTGTCAGTTTCCGCGAATTCTTACCActcataaaattatagatgACAGGATTCACCGCGCTGTTGAAATAACAAAGCCAATGGGCGATTAGACTAATGGCGATCGTCCATTGATTCGAGGGTAACGTCATGGTACatctaaaacaataaattcatttgatattgattacgaataattacttaaatattttttttatattaacatatcgAATATTAAAGCAAGGATTTAGAATAAGGATGCTTTATTATTACgccaagattattttttttaataagttatttagttaaaaattttgttaaaacttttttacatttaaagtaaaataaatttattttaaaaatatatagcataCGTCACACATTGAAAgccaaaacaaaaataaaacccCTCTCTATAAAATCGGTTTTATATCaagaatttatgaataaaaaatggcCTTACATCGAGGAGACACTTATATAGATTATCTTCgataaaaaacaagaaaacatACTGGttatggtaaaaataatttacgatatattggaaaaaagttttagaGCACCTGGTTCcgaaaaattgaaagttttgCACGagatttatcatatatttcatatCTACCCGTTTTCGTGTCATAATTATTTCTGCTTACGAGATTaatcgaataaaataatgaaattttatgaaatatacagtataattaaaattttacaaaagcaaTGAgagaattattatcttttgaGTTTCATCgcttaacttaatttaatcctCATAATACAGTATTTAATCTGATTTTGcagatttaatcaaattaaataaatgggACATATTATATGGGATTTATTGTTTTCACCATCTGGCTTTTTCGTAAAAAGAAAGCGATAGcttgatataataatactgTAGTTTTCACTTTGTCATTTGCAAAGTTGataagtaacgcgttacttgtaACGTCATTATCGttacagttacttttttttagtaacgGACTGgcgttacttttctttttttgtaactatAACAGTAACgtacttacattttttaagtaacgaATTTAACAGTTACTTTTATCGTTACTTCttatagtttaaattttatatttataacacatcgtaatttgtatatttcagTCTTCAGTCATTGATCAGTTATTATCTCgtgtgaaattaatataaaattctcggaaattagaaaaagctattcatattgaatttaatataagcTTTACAAACAGTGCATCCGttgaaagattatttaatattgataattctGTATTgtcactttattttttaaaattcatttttaatccgattttatttaatctcgttttatcatttaaaagtaacagattgttattttttaaataacgataACAGTTActagttacttttaaaaagtgatGTTCTCATTTCTGATTGTTTGATATCGTCATTCAATAATTAAACGACATCGAAATCGAAACTAATTTTTACTGCAcacttaaaataattgcatattAGTGCATTAACGTTGTTACTATAATGCACTATTAGAATACTACAATGTCGCGAAGCACACCTTAGAATAGAGAGCAAATGCACCGGCAAGAAACATATCGCGAATGTAATGACTACGGCGACCAACATCTTCGCCGCTTTCCGTCGAGATCTCAATTGACCTTCCGGATTTCCACCCCCGGACAATGGAATCTCAGTTGAATGACAGACTCTGGTAGAcactataaaaattgatacagAATGATTAGTTATTGTTGACGATTTTATTTCAAACGTGCAAATCAAAATTTCACCTTGAAAGATCGTGTCTTTTCTAAGTTTTTCAACTCTGATAAGAAATATTCGTGaagtttatagaaaaaatgtaattaaacatttttttaatgcatatacTAATGAGTGCAATAAGAGATGTTATTATTGATGTAAccaatattgcatttattcttatataaatgttttgtgtattttcaattaattacgcctaaaataaattgataataaaaatttattgagagTTCttgcttataataaaaaagagcattaaggtattttattaatctttatgcaaaatatgaattttttaacttagctgttaaacttttattgttatgATTTTGTTTGCAACTATTATTTCGTTTTTGGTTTGTTTTTCCATAAAATTTAGTcgttttgaaatataatactgCCGAAATATTCCTCTTATTCAGATAATTGACACTGTTTTATTTACGAGACATTGCATTgcaaaataagtttttttgttataaatttagatgtaatacaatttcaattatatataaaaatgatttttttattacatatgatATGATGAGAATACTGAACTTGTATGAGAAATTTATGTGGACCGTTATTTATCGTGTATAAAATTGAAGATATTTCCAGCGAATTATTTCGAATATAtctcatatatacatataaatgtatacataacTGATGTGCAACATATCTCATTCAAGAGCAGATTTCTACGAAGGATAAAAGAAAGCTTACCATAATTTTTGacatcatataaatttttatttgataaagaataaattcgCGAGTTCTCCTTAACGTTCTTTATTGTCCGTTCGAAGTAAGCATTTCTTTCCAATATATACGTACTTTTTCgaactattataaataacgacaagcaaactttttattttctgatatTAGATGGCTTACCATGTGTGTTCTAGTATCACACAATggataagataaatttttattttctgcttCTTCTGTTTACAACGGGATTCATGTTCCCAAGAGAATTTTTCAAGCGTATTTCGAAACGTATGTTATTGGTATcgaaaagattaaaaactattttaatgagAATGAAATTACGgtagattattaatatttagcaaGAGTTCTCAATAAGCAGAAACGAACTTAAaaggaataatttataaataaatgtgaataaatatgaaagaaTGCATTATGTTATTTACAATCGGTTagataattgatataattgtCATACTGAAATCTTTCTTACAATTGTGTCCTGGAATATCACTTTTCCATAGAACGCGCACAATCTGCCAATACGCCACGCTCATCAAAAGCAACGGCATTGTGTACAAAAAGATCAGTTTGATAATCGTGAAGGTGGTTTGACTCTCTTGGCTCCATAAGCAAACACACTGCGTGAATAATACAGTCTGCACTCTACTGTTTGACGGCACCGTGTGCAGCACCAGTAATTCTGGAATGTCTGATCAAAAGATACACAGAATATTGATGAAATCGTACTTTTGTTTCACCCGTAAGCGAATTTTCTTTCGAAAATTGCCGTGTGAAAAAAATCAACGCGAGTAAATGTATCGATTTTGTATCGCGTGCACAGCTGAgacctaaaaataaaatttatggcACTTAATCTTTTGCGGCATGATGCATCGCTCAGCGACCCGATTTTTTCGCTcaggttttatttatttggacAAAATTCtttagtattttaaatgtttgtttttcGTAGAATTTCTACGTATGCCTTAAGTACAAAAAAACCGATAAAGGTAAAAGTAaccattaatttttgtttttataaaattaaaaagagtttgatacaaaaaattatggcAAAGAGTTCatgtttaataatgtttaagtaacacataaatatttaaggaaTAACATTAgaattttgtgaaataaaatatagtgtCAAGAGTCGCTCAatgagttttaaaataaaaatgaaaggcTTTTTGCGAATTAAACACGAACAAAAGGCAATCTCCTTCACTTTCTATCGGTtcttatatcattaatttatttaaagcatttaattacaatatggAAATTGATACACATATCAGTAACAATAAGATATCAGCTTTCaattagttatatttattttaaaaaataattgaagcaataaaattgaagctgttaattaaaaatgcttatacgtgattatatatgtaacataaatGCTTACCAAAGAGCAGCGATATCATCCAAATCACTATGATAGCGGTTTTCGCTCGAGCTGTCGTCGACTTGAATCTCAATGGGAAACATATAGCGTACCATCGGTCGATGGATATGAAAGTCAGCGTCAAAACGCTGATACTCACCGACActgtctaaaataataatcttcgattaacacaatttattattgtgcaattaatatatttttaaggttcaaatcaaaatattttacaataataccaTTTACAATTGATAAAAACGTCTAATGTATAAAAAGGTTACTCATTGGGTAATTAAAATCGATCAAAAGTTGATATTTTGATCTTTTTCTCTGTCGAAACATTTCCGATcttattattagtattgttTATTGTAGTTATAATGCAGGTCGTGAAATTTATTCTCTCAATaggattttgaaataatttatttttataaacatcaTATAgtgagatttaattaaaaagttttatttagatataaaaaaatgattaggTCTACAACACTCTGCGAGAATTACTGCATGCCAGTTGAGTTTCACTTAATGTAGGGTTGCCATTTGTCCTCTTTTTCCCGGACACTGTCCTCTTTTTTAGGGCATTCGGAGACGTCCGGGGAATTTTTGAAAGCGTTAAAAAGTTGTACGGGAGAATTATGTGCGTCCGgggttttaaataattatttattttctttaccgTGCTTTTTCCATGGCATCACTTATTAAACGGCtgagtaacaattaaatataataaaattaaaatacttaatagacGTACAAGAGTATACCCTTGAGGCGAAGACAAAAGTTTTCATTGTGGAAAAAATAATCGGTTAATGAAAGTGGTTTGTCTCCTCCATCTTTCGAGTCTAGTAGTGCTTTTTGTCGAAAATTATGTTATGTCCCAATTTCTTAATACGTCAGTCCATGGTTCCCGACTTATTT comes from the Monomorium pharaonis isolate MP-MQ-018 chromosome 9, ASM1337386v2, whole genome shotgun sequence genome and includes:
- the LOC105830948 gene encoding orexin receptor type 2 isoform X3, producing MHVMKLAKTDSSNTAGAEVARRRRRRIFRDRFHRGFFRKVPRYFHTRVAAFLEFANPSQPRYGSQAESILPQTLPAAVPFYRGSIPSIACSWHTKKTVSVSISVLTLTFISIDRWYAICFPLRFKSTTARAKTAIIVIWMISLLFDIPELLVLHTVPSNSRVQTVLFTQCVCLWSQESQTTFTIIKLIFLYTMPLLLMSVAYWQIVRVLWKSDIPGHNLSTRVCHSTEIPLSGGGNPEGQLRSRRKAAKMLVAVVITFAICFLPVHLLSILRCTMTLPSNQWTIAISLIAHWLCYFNSAVNPVIYNFMSGKFRKEFRRTFRCSHKGRTCAHKRGYVAGISDPLKQRSRNYTRSIHTMSNNNNVQQSTEVIPLSAININILPNEKQE